One segment of Nostoc flagelliforme CCNUN1 DNA contains the following:
- a CDS encoding GIY-YIG nuclease family protein, whose amino-acid sequence METQHNPPIEHQNVPINHRGLHEFLYSSDDEHTATEVSITPELANDGTEIINLEAWSASAQNAKIAGVYAVLDAERTTQYIGYSRNVLLSLNGHISQNGQQKCAFVRVQAFKFPKRQEMEDLRDAWIAELESTPPGNATDGDMWASTVGEAAKAVMSEAERQAYEEKKLKLRKAMADTSLSKESETIDATIAERQRQLEAAVTNDDWSVIIDAQTQETKS is encoded by the coding sequence ATGGAAACTCAACACAACCCGCCAATTGAACATCAAAATGTCCCCATAAACCACCGTGGACTGCATGAATTTTTGTATAGTTCTGATGATGAACACACCGCTACTGAGGTGAGTATAACCCCTGAACTGGCAAACGATGGTACTGAAATCATTAACCTTGAGGCTTGGAGTGCATCTGCTCAGAACGCTAAAATTGCAGGTGTTTACGCAGTATTGGACGCAGAACGCACTACGCAATACATTGGCTATTCTCGGAATGTGTTGCTTTCCCTAAACGGTCATATCAGCCAAAATGGTCAGCAAAAGTGTGCTTTTGTACGTGTGCAAGCGTTCAAGTTTCCCAAGCGTCAAGAAATGGAAGATTTGCGAGATGCGTGGATAGCAGAACTCGAAAGCACACCACCTGGTAATGCAACTGATGGCGATATGTGGGCTAGTACGGTAGGCGAAGCTGCGAAGGCGGTAATGTCAGAGGCGGAACGTCAAGCTTACGAGGAGAAAAAGCTAAAACTGCGGAAAGCAATGGCTGACACAAGCCTTTCTAAAGAGTCAGAAACCATAGATGCGACTATAGCCGAACGTCAGCGTCAACTTGAAGCTGCTGTGACAAATGATGACTGGAGTGTAATTATTGACGCACAGACACAAGAAACCAAGTCTTAA
- a CDS encoding carbohydrate ABC transporter permease, producing the protein MNQLTPKDWIFIKQRLTPYLFLLPALVLLALTVFWPALQAFYLSFTSYEDIAQPPQWIGFANFLKLWKDAVFWKTLENTFLYLVGVVPILVIAPLVLAILVNQKLRGMNWFRSAYYTPVVISMVVAGIAWKWLYAENGLLNQFLKALGLFPEGIPWLTSPEKIFGVVPISLASVMAVTVWKGLGYYMVIYLAGLQSIPADVYEAAAIDGSDGISKHWDITIPLMKPYLALVAVISAISATKVFEEVYIMTQGGPLSSSKTIVYYLYEQAFGNLEISYACTIGLVLFLIILGLSILRLVINQEGGDNVTI; encoded by the coding sequence ATGAATCAATTAACACCTAAAGATTGGATATTCATCAAACAGCGACTGACCCCTTATTTATTTTTACTACCCGCCTTAGTTCTTTTGGCGTTAACAGTCTTTTGGCCTGCACTGCAAGCGTTTTACCTCAGCTTTACTAGCTATGAAGATATTGCCCAGCCGCCACAATGGATAGGTTTTGCCAACTTCCTCAAGCTTTGGAAGGATGCAGTTTTTTGGAAAACCTTGGAAAACACTTTTTTATATCTTGTGGGTGTAGTGCCAATTTTAGTAATTGCTCCCCTAGTGCTGGCAATTTTGGTAAATCAGAAACTGCGGGGGATGAATTGGTTTAGGTCGGCATACTACACCCCAGTGGTCATTTCAATGGTGGTTGCGGGAATAGCTTGGAAATGGCTGTATGCAGAAAACGGATTACTGAATCAGTTCCTGAAAGCTTTGGGTCTTTTTCCAGAAGGTATTCCTTGGTTAACTAGCCCAGAAAAAATTTTTGGTGTTGTACCAATTTCTCTTGCCAGTGTCATGGCTGTCACCGTGTGGAAGGGACTAGGCTACTACATGGTAATTTATTTGGCGGGGTTGCAATCAATTCCTGCTGATGTGTACGAAGCTGCTGCGATCGATGGTTCGGATGGTATCAGCAAACATTGGGATATTACCATACCTTTGATGAAGCCGTATTTAGCACTAGTGGCGGTGATTTCGGCTATTTCTGCGACCAAAGTATTTGAAGAAGTATACATTATGACCCAAGGGGGGCCACTCAGTAGCTCAAAAACGATTGTTTATTATCTATATGAGCAAGCTTTTGGTAACTTGGAAATCAGCTATGCTTGCACAATTGGATTAGTGCTATTTTTGATAATTTTAGGATTATCAATTTTGCGATTAGTTATCAATCAAGAAGGGGGAGATAATGTCACAATCTGA
- a CDS encoding ABC transporter ATP-binding protein, with product MPLELQNLTGGYTLVPIVQNINLTLQTGEWLSLVGANGSGKSTLLKLLSRILSPQQGTVLLDGKAIHSQPPNIVAQKLALLPQQQTVPVGLTVRQLVSLGRTPHQPWWQWELTAQDWDKVEAAIKKTQLEKFSDRLVEHLSGGERQRAFLALALAQEPKVLLLDEPTSFLDINYQLQLLELLKELNQQQGLTIITVLHELNLAARYSSRIALLKQGHIWEVGTPEEVLTPNAIAQVFSVESVIIHTPVGLQVCAISAVSA from the coding sequence ATGCCACTCGAACTGCAAAACCTCACAGGCGGTTACACCTTAGTACCAATTGTTCAAAACATTAACCTCACTCTGCAAACAGGAGAATGGTTGAGTTTAGTTGGTGCTAATGGTTCAGGTAAATCTACTTTACTCAAATTGCTGAGTCGTATTCTTTCCCCACAGCAGGGAACAGTGCTACTTGATGGCAAAGCAATTCATTCTCAACCTCCAAATATAGTTGCACAGAAACTGGCATTGTTACCGCAACAACAAACGGTTCCCGTTGGCTTAACAGTGCGACAATTAGTCAGCTTAGGACGCACGCCACATCAACCTTGGTGGCAATGGGAATTAACCGCCCAAGATTGGGATAAAGTGGAAGCTGCAATTAAAAAGACGCAACTAGAAAAATTTAGCGATCGCTTAGTCGAACACCTCTCAGGTGGTGAAAGACAACGCGCTTTTTTAGCTTTAGCACTAGCGCAAGAACCAAAAGTATTACTATTAGATGAACCTACAAGTTTTTTAGATATCAACTATCAATTGCAACTATTGGAACTACTTAAAGAACTGAATCAGCAGCAGGGATTAACTATTATCACAGTTTTACACGAACTCAATTTAGCAGCCCGGTATAGTTCCCGCATTGCATTATTAAAACAGGGTCATATTTGGGAAGTTGGGACACCTGAAGAAGTCCTGACACCAAATGCGATCGCCCAAGTATTTAGTGTGGAATCTGTGATTATTCACACACCAGTTGGTTTACAAGTTTGTGCTATTTCTGCTGTGTCAGCATAA
- a CDS encoding WD40 repeat domain-containing protein — protein MSLLSFAPGTSLNSSSGDNTVKLWNASTGKEITTLNGHSNEVWNVAFSPNGKTIASASGDNTVKLWNASTGKEITTLNGHSNYVLGVAFSPDGKTIASASSDTTVKLWNTATGEEIITLNGHSSNVWGVAFSPNGKTIASASSDTTVKLWNLYPNDLNNLIISGSLNDLMSYSCARLRGYLQSNPNVSDSDRTLCDGIGAKSN, from the coding sequence ATGAGCCTTCTGAGTTTCGCACCGGGAACTAGTCTAAACTCCAGTAGTGGTGACAATACCGTAAAACTCTGGAATGCGTCTACAGGTAAGGAAATCACTACCCTCAACGGGCATAGCAATGAGGTCTGGAACGTAGCATTCAGCCCCAATGGCAAGACCATCGCTTCTGCTAGTGGTGACAATACCGTAAAACTCTGGAATGCGTCTACAGGTAAGGAAATCACTACCCTCAACGGGCATAGCAATTATGTCTTGGGCGTAGCATTCAGCCCCGATGGCAAGACCATAGCTTCTGCTAGTTCTGATACTACTGTGAAGCTCTGGAATACGGCTACAGGTGAAGAAATTATCACACTCAACGGGCATAGCAGTAATGTCTGGGGCGTAGCATTCAGCCCCAATGGCAAGACCATCGCTTCTGCTAGTTCTGATACTACCGTGAAACTCTGGAATCTGTACCCAAATGATCTTAATAATTTAATCATTTCTGGTAGTCTCAACGATCTCATGAGCTACAGTTGCGCTAGGCTACGTGGTTATTTACAATCAAATCCCAATGTGAGCGATAGCGATCGCACTCTCTGCGATGGCATTGGTGCAAAGAGCAATTAG
- a CDS encoding GNAT family N-acetyltransferase, which produces MQLRRFDNIQEFWDCTQAYLLQHQVENNVLLSILHTLLHNPERYLGKPYLAVVQTNGEILAVAIRTPPRKLILSKAQNMDTLRLIAQDLHQEQLPGSMGLAKEVEIFSQTWQTLTGQFYQRSVVMKIYQLTAVQRVLTARGFLRLATESDRSLLVEWLSAFLSEIDEAVSEDVEHQVDNQLKQQNTYFWVDSTPVSIASSKQVLPTIGRINLAYTPPEYRRKGYATACVAALSQRLLDQGCHHCFLMADLANPTANHIYQAIGYRPLSDWHEYSFTSNE; this is translated from the coding sequence ATGCAACTACGTCGATTCGACAACATTCAGGAATTTTGGGACTGCACTCAGGCTTACTTACTTCAGCATCAAGTAGAAAATAATGTTTTGCTCAGTATTTTGCATACTTTGTTGCATAATCCAGAACGTTATCTGGGTAAGCCTTATTTAGCAGTTGTCCAAACAAATGGTGAGATTCTAGCTGTTGCCATCCGCACCCCACCCCGAAAATTGATCCTATCCAAAGCCCAGAATATGGATACTTTGCGATTGATTGCTCAAGATTTGCATCAAGAGCAACTCCCAGGAAGCATGGGACTGGCTAAAGAGGTAGAAATATTCTCGCAAACTTGGCAAACGCTGACAGGACAATTCTATCAACGGTCGGTGGTAATGAAAATTTATCAATTAACGGCAGTGCAAAGAGTCTTAACGGCCAGAGGATTTCTCAGACTGGCAACTGAAAGCGATCGCTCTCTTTTGGTCGAGTGGCTTTCTGCATTTTTGTCTGAGATAGATGAGGCGGTGAGCGAAGATGTCGAACACCAGGTAGATAATCAGTTGAAACAGCAGAATACTTATTTTTGGGTTGATAGCACTCCAGTTTCAATTGCGTCTAGTAAACAAGTGTTACCTACAATTGGTCGGATCAATTTAGCTTATACACCACCAGAGTATCGTCGCAAAGGATATGCTACTGCCTGTGTCGCAGCGTTAAGCCAAAGACTGCTAGACCAAGGATGCCACCATTGTTTCCTCATGGCAGATTTAGCCAATCCCACAGCCAATCATATTTATCAAGCGATTGGGTATCGCCCCCTAAGCGATTGGCACGAATACTCATTCACCTCAAACGAGTAA